The following proteins are co-located in the Alphaproteobacteria bacterium genome:
- the glpX gene encoding class II fructose-bisphosphatase yields the protein MQKPPEPCSSELFVYALRQATEAAARAAYHWIGRGDKGHGDFAAIHAMRERLDQLPFDGRVLIGEGGPDEFPELYTGEKLGDPANPLKLDIAADPIEGTSYLAKGMTNAMACIAMTPRGALFDPGPAFYMEKFAGPAAVKGKIDPAMPVAEKLTVVARETGKQVDDLTIYVQEKPRHRDLVEAIHKAGARVALYPAGDVAGAILAAIQGSEIDALMGTGGVPEGMISACAIKALGGEFMARIDPQLATERQAVLAAGFSLERWFALDDLVKSDLVYFSATGITTGLMLEGVERTKDLEKTQTMLVAGPGGTRQILTTWHKREG from the coding sequence ATGCAAAAACCGCCCGAACCTTGCAGCAGTGAATTGTTCGTCTACGCGCTTCGTCAGGCCACCGAAGCGGCGGCTCGCGCCGCCTATCATTGGATCGGGCGCGGCGACAAGGGACATGGCGATTTTGCCGCCATCCACGCCATGCGCGAACGCCTTGATCAACTGCCCTTCGACGGGCGCGTGCTGATCGGCGAGGGCGGCCCCGACGAGTTTCCCGAACTTTATACCGGTGAGAAGCTGGGCGATCCGGCCAATCCCCTGAAGTTGGACATCGCCGCCGACCCCATCGAGGGAACCAGCTATCTGGCCAAGGGCATGACCAATGCCATGGCCTGCATCGCCATGACGCCAAGGGGCGCTTTGTTCGATCCCGGTCCCGCCTTCTACATGGAAAAATTCGCAGGTCCCGCCGCCGTCAAGGGCAAGATCGACCCCGCCATGCCGGTTGCGGAAAAATTGACCGTGGTGGCCAGGGAAACCGGCAAGCAAGTCGACGACCTGACGATCTATGTCCAGGAAAAGCCCCGGCACCGCGATCTGGTCGAGGCCATTCACAAGGCCGGAGCCAGGGTGGCCCTGTATCCGGCGGGCGATGTGGCGGGCGCCATTCTGGCGGCCATTCAAGGTTCTGAAATCGACGCGCTGATGGGCACCGGCGGCGTTCCCGAAGGCATGATCTCGGCTTGCGCCATCAAGGCGCTGGGCGGCGAATTCATGGCCAGAATCGATCCGCAGTTGGCCACCGAACGTCAGGCCGTGCTGGCGGCGGGTTTCAGCCTGGAACGCTGGTTCGCGCTGGACGATCTGGTGAAAAGCGATCTGGTGTATTTTTCGGCCACCGGCATCACCACCGGCCTGATGCTGGAAGGCGTCGAGCGGACCAAGGATCTTGAAAAAACACAGACCATGCTGGTGGCGGGTCCTGGCGGCACGCGCCAGATTCTCACCACTTGGCACAAGCGGGAAGGATAA
- a CDS encoding phosphoribulokinase, with amino-acid sequence MPVSRLVQRPIILGIVGDSASGKTTLSQGIAAILGPDRVATICTDDYHRLERAERAKKGVSALDPSANYVDILEQHIRLLRDNQPILKPVYNHDGGKLEKPEYIEPKPYIILEGLLGYTTRAMRDGYDVKIFLEPEEALRMKWKIQRDTVKRGYTIEDVLMSLEKRKSDSQQFISPQRTFADMVVSFYPPESNAEETGSKLNARLTLRPTLPHPDLSPVVDMGTKNGVRLELARDIDGKPVDVLEIAGDIEERRFKALEELLWSLIPEASHMRGNLGQFIDATDIARQSHPLALVQLLVAYHLVKAAMGHYAI; translated from the coding sequence ATGCCGGTCAGCCGCCTCGTACAACGTCCGATCATTCTTGGCATCGTGGGCGATTCCGCTTCGGGAAAGACCACGCTGTCCCAGGGCATCGCCGCCATTCTGGGACCCGATCGCGTCGCCACCATCTGCACTGACGACTATCACCGTCTCGAACGCGCCGAGCGCGCCAAGAAAGGCGTATCGGCTCTGGACCCTTCGGCGAATTACGTCGACATTCTCGAGCAGCACATTCGCCTGCTGCGCGACAATCAGCCGATCTTGAAGCCGGTCTACAATCACGACGGCGGCAAGTTGGAAAAGCCGGAATATATCGAACCCAAGCCCTACATCATCCTTGAGGGGCTGCTGGGCTACACCACGCGGGCCATGCGCGACGGCTATGACGTAAAGATCTTCCTCGAACCCGAGGAAGCCCTGCGCATGAAATGGAAGATCCAGCGCGATACCGTCAAGCGCGGCTACACGATCGAAGACGTTCTGATGTCGTTGGAAAAGCGCAAGAGCGACAGCCAGCAATTCATCTCACCGCAACGCACCTTCGCCGACATGGTGGTCAGCTTCTATCCGCCGGAAAGCAACGCCGAGGAGACGGGGTCGAAGCTGAACGCCCGCCTGACGCTGCGTCCCACTTTGCCGCATCCAGATCTGTCGCCGGTGGTCGATATGGGCACCAAGAACGGGGTGCGCCTGGAACTGGCCCGCGACATCGACGGCAAGCCGGTCGATGTGCTGGAGATCGCGGGCGACATCGAAGAACGCCGCTTCAAGGCGCTGGAAGAATTGTTGTGGAGCCTGATCCCCGAAGCCAGCCACATGCGCGGCAATCTGGGCCAGTTCATCGACGCCACCGACATTGCAAGGCAAAGTCATCCGCTGGCCCTGGTCCAGTTGCTGGTCGCCTATCATCTCGTCAAGGCCGCCATGGGCCATTACGCCATCTAA
- a CDS encoding fructose-bisphosphate aldolase class II has product MALISLRQLLDHAAEHGYGVPAFNINNMEQLLAIMAAAKKTDSPVILQASRGARQYANDIVLKHLILGAIELYPEIPVCMHQDHGNSPATCMSAVMSGFSSVMMDGSLKADGKTVADYDFNVDVTRQVSEMSHMVGVSVEGELGVLGSLESGEGEKEDGHGAEGVISKDKLVTDPVQAVDFVKKTKVDALAIAMGTSHGAYKFKQKPTGDVLVMSVVKEIHKRLPNLHLVMHGSSSVPQDLQDIINKYGGTMPQTFGVPVEEIVEGIKHGVRKVNIDTDCRMAITGQIRKVFVEDPKVFDPRTYLKPAMAAMQKLCEERYQQFGTAGNASKIKPIPLAEMAKRYADGSLDPKFG; this is encoded by the coding sequence ATGGCTCTTATTTCACTGCGTCAGTTGCTGGATCACGCCGCCGAGCATGGTTACGGCGTGCCCGCCTTCAACATCAACAACATGGAACAACTGCTGGCCATCATGGCCGCCGCCAAGAAGACCGATTCGCCGGTCATCTTGCAAGCCAGCCGAGGGGCGCGCCAATACGCCAACGACATCGTGCTCAAGCACCTGATCCTGGGCGCCATCGAACTCTATCCGGAAATTCCGGTCTGCATGCATCAGGACCATGGCAATTCGCCCGCCACCTGTATGTCGGCGGTGATGAGCGGATTTTCATCGGTGATGATGGACGGCAGCCTGAAGGCCGACGGCAAGACGGTGGCCGATTACGACTTCAACGTCGACGTCACCCGCCAGGTCTCGGAAATGTCGCACATGGTCGGCGTTTCGGTGGAAGGCGAACTGGGCGTGCTGGGATCGCTGGAATCGGGCGAGGGCGAGAAGGAAGACGGCCATGGCGCCGAAGGCGTGATCAGCAAGGACAAGCTGGTCACCGACCCCGTTCAGGCGGTCGATTTCGTCAAGAAGACCAAGGTGGACGCGCTGGCCATCGCCATGGGCACCTCGCACGGCGCCTATAAATTTAAGCAAAAGCCCACCGGCGACGTGCTGGTCATGAGCGTGGTCAAGGAAATCCACAAGCGTCTGCCCAATCTGCATCTGGTGATGCATGGCTCAAGCTCGGTGCCGCAGGATCTGCAAGACATCATCAACAAGTATGGCGGCACGATGCCGCAGACCTTCGGCGTGCCGGTCGAGGAAATCGTCGAAGGCATCAAGCACGGCGTGCGCAAGGTCAATATCGACACCGATTGCCGCATGGCGATCACCGGCCAGATCCGCAAGGTGTTTGTGGAGGATCCCAAAGTGTTCGATCCGCGCACCTATCTGAAGCCCGCCATGGCCGCCATGCAGAAATTGTGCGAAGAGCGCTATCAGCAATTCGGTACGGCAGGCAACGCCTCGAAGATCAAGCCCATTCCGCTGGCCGAAATGGCCAAGCGCTATGCCGACGGCAGCCTGGACCCCAAGTTCGGGTAA
- a CDS encoding response regulator transcription factor — MNTVKPPIDIVIAEKNPLLQQSLVRLFENDDRFRLVAVCADGERFVEAVGRLNFDTGIIGWEMPFLDGKGVLAALKGRETAPRIIVYTGSPNPDIPRQAMALGAAGFCSKKDQPAVLIDTILQVASGRMVFPFMDVAKLVTDPFAGLTPRERELLAALAGGLTNAQIAGQFDISLNTVKFHLKNLFDKLGVSNRAQAVARYLKERENS, encoded by the coding sequence ATGAATACAGTCAAGCCGCCGATCGATATCGTGATCGCCGAGAAGAATCCTTTGCTGCAGCAAAGTTTGGTCCGTTTATTCGAGAATGACGACCGTTTCCGTCTGGTCGCGGTGTGCGCCGATGGCGAACGTTTCGTCGAAGCGGTTGGCCGCTTGAATTTCGATACCGGCATCATCGGCTGGGAAATGCCCTTCCTGGACGGGAAGGGGGTGCTGGCCGCCCTTAAGGGCAGGGAAACGGCGCCCCGCATCATCGTCTACACCGGCTCGCCGAATCCCGACATTCCAAGGCAGGCCATGGCGCTGGGAGCGGCTGGATTCTGCTCGAAGAAAGACCAGCCCGCCGTGCTGATCGACACGATCCTTCAAGTGGCTTCGGGACGCATGGTTTTTCCCTTCATGGACGTCGCCAAGCTGGTCACCGATCCTTTTGCGGGCTTGACGCCCAGGGAACGCGAATTGCTGGCTGCCCTGGCGGGTGGTTTGACCAATGCGCAGATCGCGGGACAGTTTGACATTTCGCTCAACACGGTGAAATTCCATCTGAAAAATCTGTTCGACAAGCTGGGGGTGAGCAACCGCGCCCAGGCCGTCGCCAGATATTTGAAGGAACGGGAAAATTCGTAG
- the tkt gene encoding transketolase, protein MSGTVQHKELANAIRFLAADGVEKAKSGHPGMPMGMADVATVLFTRFLKYDAADPAWPDRDRFVLSAGHGSMLVYALLHLTGTPGVTLDEIKNFRQLHSKTAGHPEYGHCPGVETTTGPLGQGLANAVGMAMAERMMAARFGKDIVDHRTYVIAGDGCLMEGISQEVISIAGHLKLSKLTLLWDDNHICIDGDTALTTSDDQLARFAASGWATCRVDGHDPEAIAKALAASQHSDRPTLIACKTVIGFGAPTKAGTEKTHGAPLGGDEIAGMREKLGWPHAPFEIPADIGESWKAAGRKGGEARVNWAKRHAAMEASKKAEFDRMLKGVLPKAVGEAIAAFKAKAIADKPKVATRKASQDVLEVLTVAAPEMIGGSADLTHSNLTHTKVTAPITPADFSGRYIHYGIREFGMAAIMNGIALHGGFIPYGGTFLVFSDYMRNGMRMSALMGLRVIYVLTHDSIGLGEDGPTHQPIEHVASLRAIPNLLVFRPADVVETAECWQIAVENASGPSVLALSRQNLPTLRQDASENKSAKGAYVLAEAEGGKRQVTIISTGSEVEIAMKARDLLAADGVRAGVVSMPSWELFDRQPKAYKDEVLGAAGSRVAVEALSTFGWERYVGTSDAIVGMTGFGASAPADKLYQHFGITAEAVAAKAKLFACK, encoded by the coding sequence ATGTCCGGTACCGTTCAGCACAAGGAGCTTGCCAACGCCATCCGCTTTCTGGCCGCCGATGGCGTCGAGAAGGCCAAGTCGGGGCATCCCGGCATGCCGATGGGCATGGCCGACGTCGCAACGGTGCTGTTCACCCGCTTCTTGAAATATGACGCCGCCGATCCCGCTTGGCCCGACCGCGACCGTTTCGTGCTGTCGGCTGGTCATGGCTCGATGCTGGTCTATGCCCTGCTGCACTTGACTGGCACGCCCGGCGTGACCCTGGACGAGATCAAGAACTTCCGCCAGCTTCATTCCAAGACGGCGGGCCATCCGGAATACGGCCATTGCCCAGGCGTTGAAACCACCACCGGTCCCTTGGGCCAGGGCCTGGCCAATGCGGTGGGCATGGCGATGGCCGAACGCATGATGGCGGCCCGCTTCGGCAAGGACATCGTCGATCACCGCACCTATGTGATTGCGGGCGACGGCTGCCTGATGGAAGGCATCAGCCAGGAAGTGATATCAATCGCCGGTCACCTGAAACTCTCCAAGCTGACCTTGCTGTGGGACGACAACCATATCTGCATCGATGGCGATACGGCGCTTACCACTTCCGACGATCAACTGGCGCGTTTCGCAGCTTCGGGCTGGGCGACGTGCCGCGTCGACGGCCACGATCCCGAAGCCATCGCCAAGGCGCTGGCGGCGTCGCAACATTCCGACCGGCCAACCCTGATCGCCTGCAAGACAGTGATCGGTTTCGGGGCACCCACCAAGGCGGGCACCGAGAAAACGCACGGCGCCCCATTGGGCGGCGACGAAATCGCGGGCATGCGTGAAAAGCTGGGCTGGCCGCACGCCCCCTTCGAGATTCCCGCCGACATCGGGGAAAGCTGGAAGGCGGCCGGGCGCAAGGGCGGTGAGGCGCGCGTCAATTGGGCCAAGCGCCACGCGGCGATGGAAGCATCCAAGAAGGCCGAGTTCGACCGCATGCTGAAGGGCGTTCTGCCTAAGGCGGTGGGCGAGGCCATCGCCGCCTTCAAGGCCAAGGCGATTGCCGACAAGCCCAAGGTGGCGACCCGCAAGGCCAGCCAGGACGTGCTGGAGGTGCTGACCGTGGCGGCGCCGGAAATGATCGGCGGCTCAGCGGACCTGACGCATTCCAACCTAACCCATACCAAGGTGACGGCGCCGATCACGCCCGCCGATTTCTCTGGCCGCTACATCCACTATGGCATTCGCGAATTCGGCATGGCGGCCATCATGAACGGCATCGCGCTGCATGGCGGCTTCATCCCCTATGGCGGCACTTTCCTGGTGTTTTCGGATTACATGCGCAACGGCATGCGCATGTCGGCCCTGATGGGCCTGCGCGTCATCTATGTGCTGACCCATGATTCGATCGGTTTGGGCGAGGACGGACCCACGCATCAGCCCATCGAACATGTGGCCAGTCTGCGCGCCATTCCCAATCTGCTGGTCTTCCGCCCCGCCGACGTGGTGGAAACCGCCGAATGCTGGCAGATCGCCGTCGAGAACGCTTCCGGCCCCTCGGTTCTGGCCCTGTCGCGCCAGAATCTGCCCACGCTGCGCCAGGACGCCAGCGAGAACAAGTCGGCCAAGGGGGCTTACGTGCTGGCCGAGGCCGAGGGCGGCAAACGGCAGGTGACTATCATTTCCACCGGCTCCGAGGTTGAAATCGCCATGAAGGCGCGCGATCTATTGGCCGCGGACGGCGTGCGGGCCGGCGTGGTCTCGATGCCGTCCTGGGAATTGTTCGACCGCCAACCCAAGGCCTATAAGGACGAGGTGCTGGGGGCGGCGGGTAGCCGCGTCGCCGTCGAGGCCCTGTCGACCTTCGGATGGGAACGCTATGTCGGAACCTCGGACGCCATTGTGGGCATGACCGGCTTTGGGGCCTCGGCCCCGGCCGACAAGCTGTACCAGCATTTCGGCATCACCGCCGAAGCGGTGGCCGCCAAGGCCAAACTGTTTGCCTGTAAATAA